A window of the Trichoderma asperellum chromosome 6, complete sequence genome harbors these coding sequences:
- a CDS encoding uncharacterized protein (EggNog:ENOG41), which produces MASTSPNIILNGSDGAGKPTTATSNGDSRGSHIHHNNSIDRFLADRGQRIPVGFGPAQTQNEAKAAEEARMFENLRNFDVQFGCDNSPGDELAQDQNSDGK; this is translated from the exons ATGGCTTCAACTTCCCCGAATATCATTCTCAACGGCAGTGACGG CGCTGGCAAACCGACCACGGCTACTAGCAATGGTGACTCTCGGGGCTCCCATATTCATCACAACAACAGTATCGACCGCTTCTTAGCCGACAGAGGCCAAAGAATTCCGGTTGGCTTTGGCCCAGCCCAAACACAaaacgaggccaaggccgccgaAGAAGCTCGCATGTTCGAAAATCTGCGTAATTTTGATGTGCAGTTTGGCTGCGACAATTCTCCAGGAGATGAACTTGCGCAAGATCAAAATTCTGATGGTAAATGA
- a CDS encoding uncharacterized protein (EggNog:ENOG41), with amino-acid sequence MATIPYIEHNLGTTGEYPQRVDRIIEVMEEATAGHPHAKTALDVACWGIFGKSVRLPECELLGNVEYIVRQVVDSGLACKQ; translated from the exons ATGGCTACCATTCCGTATATCGAGCATAATCTAGGGACTACAGGAGAAT ACCCACAAAGGGTCGACCGCATCATTGAAGTTATGGAAGAGGCCACAGCTGGACATCCACATGCTAAGACAGCGCTTGATGTTGCGTGTTGGGGCATCTTTGGCAAATCGGTCAGACTACCAGAATGTGAGCTCCTAGGGAACGTTGAATACATTGTCAGGCAGGTTGTTGACAGCGGCCTGGCCTGCAAGCAATAA
- a CDS encoding uncharacterized protein (EggNog:ENOG41): protein MDNSTQALISHNIIGDNARIHQGNVDIANHQGDISITNTQGQVQISCSTFLAAFNIRESRYYDIRTWIDSDSEKRIYWLNGMAGTRKYTISLTLAREYSKKKQLGASFFISRGGGDLASARRFTSTIAAQLVEYSSVLRQHIIDASTSNPRISHLTLYNRWEKLILEPLNLLEPNTVQSPLVIIVDALDECDDERDMVMLIECFSSAVANVKKTPLRIFVTSRPDRPINLGFGNISIESHQYFALHSIEQYIVDGDLKTYYLHQPAQAARRHSWDESIILDDMIQSLLQKSHGLFIYAATACRFIHEGGILAERRLLNLCAPGSSTSGAEKEFDSIYTTVLEHSFSGQLNSEEAGILQQRFQKVVGSIMVLFDAFTLRHLAAIIDEPRPVVVSVLNNLGSVLEISEDDEKETDILHASFRDFFLDSGRCHNKIFIIPAKQLHYELFERCLVIMRSSLRKDLCELKKPGTKAQEVSKARVNKYIPVILQYACSHWMEHLQKSELSC, encoded by the exons ATGGATAACAGCACCCAGGCGCTGATCTCACACAATATAATTGGCGACAATGCACGGATCCACCAAGGCAATGTCGATATTGCCAATCACCAAGGCGATATCAGCATTACTAACACACAGGGCCAGGTGCAAATATCTT GCAGCACGTTTCTGGCTGCCTTCAACATACGAGAGAGCAGGTACTATGATATTCGGACGTGGATTGATAGCGATAGCGAAAAACGCATTTATTGGCTAAATGGCATGGCCGGTACTAGAAAGTATACCATCTCCCTAACGCTTGCTCGCGAATATTCTAAAAAGAAGCAACTGGGAGCGAGCTTCTTCATTTCTAGAGGTGGCGGTGACCTCGCCTCGGCTAGGAGGTTTACAAGTACCATAGCCGCTCAGCTTGTAGAATATTCTTCAGTACTACGGCAGCATATTATAGATGCTTCTACATCGAATCCTCGGATCAGTCACCTCACTTTGTATAACCGATGGGAAAAGCTTATCCTAGAGCCTCTAAACCTACTAGAGCCGAACACTGTCCAGTCGCCACTTGTGATTATAGTTGACGCTCTTGACGAGTGTGACGACGAAAGGGATATGGTGATGTTGATTGAATGTTTTTCGAGCGCTGTTGCGAATGTCAAAAAGACACCACTTCGAATATTTGTTACAAGTAGGCCGGATAGGCCAATTAATCTTGGATTTGGCAACATATCTATCGAATCGCACCAATATTTCGCCCTCCATAGCATTGAACAGTATATCGTGGATGGCGACTTGAAGACATACTATCTTCATCAACCGGCACAAGCGGCTCGGCGACATAGCTGGGATGAAAGCATAATACTTGATGATATGATTCAATCCCTCCTGCAAAAGTCGCATGGACTATTTATCTATGCCGCAACAGCCTGTAGATTTATTCATGAAGGTGGCATCCTTGCAGAACGGCGGCTTCTGAATCTTTGTGCCCCTGGATCATCCACTTCTGGAGCAGAAAAGGAGTTTGatagtatatatactacAGTGTTGGAGCACTCGTTCAGCGGGCAATTAAACtctgaagaagctggaatATTACAGCAGAGGTTTCAAAAAGTCGTTGGGTCAATTATGGTATTGTTTGATGCGTTTACGTTAAGACACCTCGCTGCCATTATCGACGAGCCAAGACCCGTGGTAGTATCAGTGCTCAATAATCTTGGATCTGTTTTGGAGATCtctgaagacgacgaaaagGAAACTGATATCCTACACGCCTCTTTTAGAGATTTTTTTCTGGACTCAGGAAGATGCCATAacaaaatatttataattcccgCCAAACAGCTTCATTATGAGCTATTCGAACGGTGTTTGGTGATTATGCGCAGCTCTCTACGCAAAGATTTGTGCGAACTTAAAAAGCCAGGGACAAAGGCGCAGGAAGTTTCCAAAGCTCGAGTgaataaatatattcctGTTATACTGCAGTATGCGTGCAGCCACTGGATGGAACATCTACAGAAGAGTGAACTAAGTTGTTAA
- a CDS encoding uncharacterized protein (CAZy:AA3): MAETFDFIIVGGGTAGCLIAEKLASTATKPSVALFEAGERQENNSLRQTFHRFSLATSHPELNYGSKSTPQAHYGGREIDMIRGKGLGGSSQINFQVWSLGARDEFDAWAERTKAQEWGFQSILSSIKKIEKVTLKLPTGWEKFSQQRADCHGFSGPVEVSIGPLIEPEAKHVLEAAAEIGYSINLDQNDGDPIGFGLSLNSNKKGFRTTSDSAFLKKSLPNLRIYRGSFVSKIVFEEKRAVGVQCNRSQYFANKEVILTAGAIGSPHVLLHSGVGPLAELQSIGINVVQNLPGVGKGFSDHPCIPIVYHMGHGFSERVTFLSDEMKMSSAERELRSSKTGPLTQFMSSAVTAFLQLPGIADLEGFNQLPPESRELLLKQTTPHFELTTPGPLIPPTYVFEDKNDGYLTMFLTLMNPQSKGTVSIASADPTVPPVIDPNYLASPFDRAALKEATKETLRILDTPYLNQYIKHPILAPSSANDEDIEASINPLLKYAKLFANARPLQRHLLTLLAWASSTPAVQSKWAQ; encoded by the exons ATGGCTGAAACTTTTGACTTCATCATTGTTGGTG GTGGAACCGCCGGATGCCTTATTGCCGAAAAGCTGGCATCAACCGCAACAAAGCCAAGCGTTGCGCTTTTCGAGGCAGGAGAAAGACAGGAAAACAATTCACTGCGCCAAACTTTCCACcggttttctttagctacCTCTCATCCTGAACTAAACTATGGATCTAAGTCAACCCCTCAGGCCCATTATGGTGGCAGAGAAATTGACATGATCCGAGGCAAAGGCCTTGGTGGAAGCTCGCAGATTAACTTCCAAGTCTGGTCCCTTGGAGCTAGGGATGAGTTTGACGCTTGGGCTGAGAGAACCAAAGCCCAAGAATGGGGATTTCAGTCTATACTCAGTAGTATTAAAAAG ATTGAAAAGGTCACTTTAAAACTACCAACTGGCTGGGAAAAGTTCTCTCAGCAAAGGGCCGACTGTCACGGATTTTCAGG GCCAGTAGAAGTATCAATTGGTCCATTGATAGAGCCAGAGGCCAAGCACGTTTTGGAGGCTGCGGCCGAGATTGGG TACTCAATAAACCTGGACCAAAACGACGGCGATCCTATTGGTTTTGGACTATCCTTAAATTCCAACAAAAAAGGGTTCAGGACAACGAGCGACTCGGCATTCCTCAAGAAGAGTCTTCCAAATCTACGAATCTACCGAGGCTCCTTCGTATCCAAAATAGTTTttgaggaaaagagagctgTAGGCGTGCAGTGCAATCGTTCACAAT ACTTTGCAAATAAGGAAGTTATACTCACTGCGGGCGCAATTGGCAGTCCACACGTCTTACTTCACTCCGGGGTTGGTCCTTTGGCTGAGCTTCAATCAATCGGAATTAACGTTGTACAAAACCTTCCAGGTGTTGGAAAAGGCTTTTCCGATCACCCTTGCATACCAATAGTGTATCATATGGGCCATGGCTTTTCGGAAAGAGTAACTTTTTTATCTGACGAGATGAAAATGTCTTCGGCCGAGCGTGAACTCAGAAGTTCAAAGACCGGGCCATTGACACAGTTTATGTCTTCAGCTGTTACTGCCTTTCTTCAATTACCTGGTATAGCCGACTTGGAAGGATTTAATCAACTCCCTCCCGAATCTCGAGAGCTACTTCTAAAGCAAACCACACCTCATTTTGAGTTGACTACG CCGGGCCCCCTTATCCCGCCTACTTACGTATTTGAAGATAAAAATGATGGCTATCTGACCATGTTCCTCACGTTGATGAATCCACAATCTAAAGGAACAGTCTCTATTGCTAGTGCTGATCCTACCGTTCCACCAGTCATCGATCCAAACTATCTCGCCAGTCCATTTGATCGTGCTGCCTTAAAAGAAGCTACTAAGGAAACTTTGAGAATTCTCGATACGCCCTATTTGAATCAGTATATAAAGCATCCAATCTTGGCCCCCTCTTCAGCCAACGATGAAGACATAGAGGCAAGTATAAATCCACTTTTAAAATATGCCAAGCTATTCGCTAATGCACGCCCGTTGCAAAGGCATTTACTCACGCTGTTGGCATGGGCCTCTTCCACCCCAGCTGTACAGTCAAAATGGGCACAGTAG
- a CDS encoding uncharacterized protein (EggNog:ENOG41) → MGGGPSRYVPEPSLSAEEKVAQALRERAEWIHHLFPIQSTDDDVDPSLLSSSRNAIISASDGKPTSTPYLVLLPPEIIENILSSLNNRAIKNLRLTCRRFAAIAALRINRVFLSANPLNIQVFRAIADHDVLRHKIVEIIYDDARLWRSAVDAAEAREPTEPGFTWRQFPSDMEWFESERDENIENICGRLGCDDPRRPEHVARARRARAELSLGESWEYYQVLLRQQEEVITSGADADALRYGLQRFSSLRKVTVTPATHGWLFSPLYETPMIRAFPYGFNCPIPRAWPYVIDTTIHAAPWENEKARWRGFNLVTKILAEEQHNVSEYEIDGHYLGTGLNCRLFDRRCEEYDDFVSVLRLPNFKKLKLSLFVDGQDFVDWSAVCNGLLRKALAEATQLEHVSIAMGWDPDGREQLPELRRFLPIECWPKLQHFELWHVAVETAELLSVISQLPDGLLSLQLNMLVISHADGYRDLLNEMRDKLHWGEQRPHTRVIMAASTDDHTRGRAIWVEKEIDDFLKRGGINPFENNGQELFTPCYGMGVVRDVFDPDWTRPWAEYETYRKLGYYETS, encoded by the coding sequence ATGGGAGGAGGTCCATCTAGATACGTTCCGGAGCCCTCTTTATCCGCTGAGGAGAAAGTAGCGCAGGCCTtgcgagagagagctgaaTGGATACACCATCTATTCCCGATCCAGAGCACGGACGATGATGTAGACCCATCGTTGTTATCATCCTCGCGAAACGCGATAATCTCTGCGTCTGATGGCAAGCCGACTTCTACTCCGTATCTGGTATTATTACCCCCCGAAATCATAGAAAATATCCTCAGCAGCTTGAATAATCGCGCAATTAAAAACCTGCGCCTTACATGTCGGCGGTTTGCCGCTATTGCGGCGCTGCGCATCAACAGGGTATTCCTCTCGGCAAATCCCCTTAATATTCAGGTCTTTCGCGCCATTGCCGACCATGATGTGCTTCGTCATAAGATAGTTGAGATTATTTATGACGACGCGCGTCTATGGCGCTCCGcggttgatgctgctgaggctcGAGAGCCCACAGAACCTGGCTTTACTTGGAGACAATTTCCATCCGACATGGAGTGGTTTGAGAGTGAGCGTGATgaaaatatagaaaatatatgCGGTCGCCTTGGCTGCGATGATCCGAGGCGCCCCGAGCATGTTGCCAGGGCTCGGCGCGCGCGTGCTGAATTATCTCTGGGGGAATCATGGGAATACTACCAAGTTCTACTAcgccagcaagaagaagtcaTTACTAGTGGAGCTGATGCAGATGCGCTTCGATATGGGTTGCAAAGGTTTTCCTCACTTCGAAAGGTCACAGTCACTCCCGCTACTCATGGGTGGCTGTTTTCACCTCTTTATGAAACTCCCATGATTCGAGCTTTTCCATACGGATTCAACTGTCCGATCCCGCGTGCCTGGCCTTATGTGATCGACACGACCATTCATGCTGCACCATGGGAGAATGAAAAAGCGAGATGGCGCGGCTTCAATCTGGTCACAAAGATATTGGCCGAGGAGCAGCATAATGTTTCGGAATATGAAATTGATGGCCACTACCTTGGGACTGGGCTCAATTGTCGATTATTTGATAGGCGGTGCGAGGAGTATGACGATTTCGTATCAGTTCTTCGTCTTCCAAATTTTAAGAAGCTGAAACTATCGCTTTTTGTGGATGGCCAAGACTTTGTGGACTGGTCAGCTGTTTGTAATGGTCTGTTGCGTAAGGCCCTGGCAGAAGCTACGCAATTGGAGCATGTGAGCATAGCTATGGGTTGGGATCCAGATGGCAGAGAGCAATTGCCGGAATTGAGAAGATTCCTTCCTATCGAGTGCTGGCCTAAGCTGCAACATTTCGAGCTGTGGCATGTTGCAGTCGAAACAGCCGAGTTATTATCAGTCATTTCACAACTCCCAGATGGACTGCTTTCTCTCCAGCTAAACATGTTAGTCATTTCCCATGCTGACGGCTACCGCGACTTACTCAACGAGATGCGCGACAAATTGCATTGGGGAGAGCAGCGCCCTCACACAAGGGTGATCATGGCTGCATCTACCGACGATCACACTCGTGGGCGCGCGATATGGGTTGAAAAAGAGATTGATGACTTCCTTAAGCGTGGTGGTATAAATCCTTTTGAGAATAACGGTCAGGAACTTTTTACGCCTTGCTATGGAATGGGGGTAGTACGTGATGTGTTTGACCCGGACTGGACAAGGCCCTGGGCAGAATACGAAACATACCGAAAATTGGGGTATTATGAGACCTCATAA